The sequence below is a genomic window from Clostridium putrefaciens.
CTTTAATAAATTTATCTTTTACTAAAGTATAGAAATCGTTATACATTGACCTTGCAATAATTTATTTTGCTAAAATTTTGCCTAAGTTTATTGCCTCTTCTAATTCTTTTTCACTTGGTGCTTCTTTTACTGAAATGGTATTCATTAAATTGAATCCATAACCTTGCATTCTAGTTGACCATTCTTTCATAAACTCACCGTTATCCCAGCCGAAAGAACCAAAAAGTACAAGGTCTTTATTTTCATTAGATATCAATTCAAATTGTTTTATAAAAGGCTCCATTTCTTCTTGCTCAATTCTATTATTATCCATAGATGGGCTTCCAAATGCTACTGCATCTGCCGAAGTTACATCTTCTAAAGTTGCCTCATGCACATGTTTAACAACTACCGTTGCCCCAGCTTCTTTGGCTCCTTTAAATATGTGATCAGCTAATACCTCAACATTACCCCCATTGCTCCAATATATTATTGATACTTTTTTCATAAATTCACCCTCTTATAATTATTCTAGGCAAAATTAGTAGATTTTAATTTTAACAATTAATATTTATCTACATCTCCATTATATACTAAAAGTGACTTTTTTCAAGTTTTAATCTGTATAATAAGAAAGAAAAGTAATTATATTTACTTTAACTTATAACTCCTCAAATAAACAAAGTCTCCTAGTTTTTAATTCCTAGGAGACCGTATTTATTTACCCTTCCACCCTTTAGTATTCTGAGTTATAACATTAATTATGTTTTCTACTGCATCTTTTACTGGGCTTTGTTCCATTGCCTTAATATATTTCCACTTATTTTCATATACTTCATTAATCTTTTCAAACATTATTCCTGTCTTTACTTCTTCCTCTTCAATAACCATACTATATCCACTTTTAAGAAATGACCCTGCATTTAAAATTTGGTCACCTCTACTAGATTTCTTTGAAAGAGGTATTAATATATTAGGCTTTTTAAGCGCTAAAAGTTCATATATAACATTCGCTCCAGCTCTTGAAACTACTACATCAGATATTTTAAATAAATCAGGAAGTTCTTCACTTAAAAATTCAAACTGCTTGTATCCTTTTTTATTTTTTAAATCCTTAGCTACGTTATCTTTACCGCATATATGAATAACATCATAAGATTTTAGTATTTCATCAATTTCATCCCTTAATGCATCATTTATAAATTTAGAACCTAAGCTACCACCTATAAATAAAACTATGGGTTTATCACCTTTAAGCCCTACAAATTCTAGTCCTTTTTTAGAACTACCTCTAAAAAGTTCTTCTCTTATAGGTGTTCCTGTAAGCACAGCCTTGTCCTTTTTTATATATTCTAAGGACTCTGGAAATGTAAGACAAAGTTTAGTGCAGTAAGACGATGATATCTTATTTGCAAGTCCTGGTGTCATATCTGATTCATGAGAAATTACAGGAATCTTATTAAAATAAGCACCGATAACTACAGGTACAGATACAAATCCACCTTTTGAAAATACTATATCCGGCTTTTCATTTTTTATTATTCTAGAGGCTTCCACCACTCCTTTTATAACCTTAAAAGGATCTGTGAAATTCTTTATATCAAAATATCGCCTAAGCTTTCCACTAGATATTGAATAATAAGGAATACCACTGTCTTTTATTATCTGTTTTTCTATTCCTTCCTTACTTCCTATATATTTAATTTCATAACCTGAAGCCTTTAACCTTGGTGCTAATGCAAGATTTGGGGTAACGTGCCCGGCAGAGCCACCACCTGTCATAATTATTTTATAATGGGGCAAAGAATCATCTCCTTAATATAATGCTAATTACAATTAAGATTTAGCTTTTAAGCTACATCCATTAATAATTTTATACGATGTCAGAAAACTCTGTACTTATTTTATCCTCTATGTTTTCACCTATTACAGTATACCTTTTTTCTTCTTTAATTTCTATTATATTCTTCGGAAACATTATGGTGAATTCACTTCCTTCATCAACCTTACTTTTCACCTTAATGGTCCCCCCCATAATTTCCACTAACCTTTTAACTAGAGATAGTCCTATGCCTGTGCCTTCAGCTCTTCTTGATAAAGAACTGTTCACCTGTGAAAACCTATCAAATATAAAGTCAATTTTATCTTCAGGTATACCTATTCCTGTATCTCTTACTCTAAGGTACATA
It includes:
- a CDS encoding undecaprenyldiphospho-muramoylpentapeptide beta-N-acetylglucosaminyltransferase, which gives rise to MTGGGSAGHVTPNLALAPRLKASGYEIKYIGSKEGIEKQIIKDSGIPYYSISSGKLRRYFDIKNFTDPFKVIKGVVEASRIIKNEKPDIVFSKGGFVSVPVVIGAYFNKIPVISHESDMTPGLANKISSSYCTKLCLTFPESLEYIKKDKAVLTGTPIREELFRGSSKKGLEFVGLKGDKPIVLFIGGSLGSKFINDALRDEIDEILKSYDVIHICGKDNVAKDLKNKKGYKQFEFLSEELPDLFKISDVVVSRAGANVIYELLALKKPNILIPLSKKSSRGDQILNAGSFLKSGYSMVIEEEEVKTGIMFEKINEVYENKWKYIKAMEQSPVKDAVENIINVITQNTKGWKGK
- a CDS encoding flavodoxin — encoded protein: MKKVSIIYWSNGGNVEVLADHIFKGAKEAGATVVVKHVHEATLEDVTSADAVAFGSPSMDNNRIEQEEMEPFIKQFELISNENKDLVLFGSFGWDNGEFMKEWSTRMQGYGFNLMNTISVKEAPSEKELEEAINLGKILAK